A genomic region of Larimichthys crocea isolate SSNF unplaced genomic scaffold, L_crocea_2.0 scaffold33, whole genome shotgun sequence contains the following coding sequences:
- the si:dkey-89b17.4 gene encoding zinc finger protein 850 — MAMHDMSRAKGFPCKECDMVCPSTPSLLEHMKAHYQQEETGRFECEQCGRIYKHAASLANHKKSHEVGSFQCPVCTRTLPNAVALKNHLRIHTLSPSSAHTEEESEEVPEETGHDERDYGLAQDLSDGFGRSHLSNSGMGHSVLQSHETDDHGKKGSPESDDAWDRPFKCDQCDRTYRHHGSLVNHKKCHQQGTFKCSVCFKQFSNLAALNSHERTHSKFKTPGASMVSSSSSGTQSSQSDDTASCFCHLCQVALPNKADFQEHILLHNTASPSLGLPRSFPGIMPHNLSAVRSPAYTPALGDPLPLPPLPSEKRGPYDPIMGPPVNNPIYTCAYCGAGHPDLETLKVHYLTHDPHPAAHGQDSSILNSDTLSSGSQGSVSSPSGGRVPQANSPDDGERRFKCGECGKSYRHAGSLVNHKRCHQTGHYQCTICCKQYPHLAALHSHLRSHKGRHSNQPIGNDSNDWLSPEPLTLDSQQSYVQEGSGATTPISLPGNLGDAAHFVPDGGHSSGLESLEFHDRFDGSSLSQSNSAHRQADRHVCADCGEMYGDVSGIKSHMCPRRGQQQPPPQQPQGNMSNGFMGNMNYHSSSGTSLPAGSSSSLKEGSSQRQYSQSGGKRMGSNDKDDEDDGEVYQCSVCGNHYASLRALRSHLRSHANNPTGPGPSNLEQEWRMICSTCGQSFSRKQDLLNHQLVHGPQRPDGQQQGIGGTSANGNDKMDGRNHICVDCGMFFADRHHLITHLCPGKNRGSSMSKQGLNGAKGMSGGDGVGGGVAGGSRDVGGDGRRPMVDQSDKPHKCDQCGRGYRHPCSLLNHKKSHKTGVFRCLVCQKRYYNLLALKNHQRTHFDLKRHKCEECGKAFKIQKQLINHLRLHEEHRAKGLVRSGPNSSRFQQPGPSQMQTMRGESSKGQVMGVKYSHQGFKKPYSSAGTSRPQKFDPAETGRRPFSCEECGKTYRHAGSLANHKNLHKIGEYHCNVCNSTYPNRLAMKNHLRLHFAQKKHNCQECGKGFRTQRQLATHTTAGLCKGPQGPGAQMDFECDGCCEGFATADALAAHDCPAQHLPSSSSTNSSTNISMERSSVDLDSDERPYACDLCSCAYKHASSLLNHKHTHKTGNFRCNFCDKPYTNYMALRNHMRIHTQRKKHICHTCGKAFRLARFLRNHQKVHEEGATPFGCPTCGKSFQGRSGLARHRCGDNQVGMEIRRKATAPTGEGNECRYTCDQCGRSYRHASSLLNHKNTHTVGIYHCAVCLKTYSNLLALKNHRRIHSETRRHRCHDCGKAFRVSSQLYNHRRVHQKQRELTCRSCQRAFPTHASFRLHMEITHGQAPQPRQPRSQQPRPGGSQELGWGSGLDLTLMQEQGLNPSSMTKARSRGGNSEAIKSHVCDQCGRSYRHASSLLNHKNSHKTGTYFCNSCQKEFPNLMSLKNHRRIHTEPKRYQCPDCGKSFRVSTQLICHRRIHTKEKPFSCQQCDKRFSSKSNLRHHMKVHWSGSTAPPAMAMGAPNFLDLSPVGSSSSSRSFVCSQCGRSYRHASSLLNHKNSHKTGTYFCNSCQKEFPNLMSLKNHRRIHTEPKRYRCPDCGKSFRVSTALVCHRRIHTKEKPFSCQQCDKRFSSRSNLRHHMKVHWRGPPLSRGTTSAFLTVPSRAFN; from the exons ATGGCAATGCATGATATGAGTCGTGCCAAGGGTTTCCCCTGTAAAGAGTGTGATATGGTTTGCCCGAGTACTCCAAGTCTTCTAGAACATATGAAAGCACATTATCAGCAGGAAGAGACCGGACGTTTCGAGTGTGAACAGTGTGGCCGAATTTACAAGCACGCAGCTAGCCTAGCTAATCATAAAAAGTCTCACGAGGTGGGTTCGTTCCAGTGTCCAGTTTGTACCCGTACCCTACCCAACGCTGTAGCTTTGAAGAACCACCTTCGTATCCATACTTTGTCCCCTAGTAGcgcacacacagaagaagagagtgaagaagtACCCGAAGAAACCGGCCACGACGAGAGGGACTACGGCCTTGCCCAAGACCTCTCGGACGGGTTTGGCCGCTCCCATTTGAGCAACAGTGGTATGGGACATAGTGTCCTACAAAGCCACGAGACAGACGACCACGGAAAGAAAGGCTCCCCTGAATCCGACGACGCTTGGGACAGACCATTCAAGTGCGATCAGTGCGACAGAACTTACCGTCACCACGGTAGCCTGGTGAACCACAAGAAGTGTCACCAACAAGGAACTTTtaagtgctctgtgtgttttaaacaatTTAGCAACCTGGCTGCCTTAAACAGCCACGAGAGAACTCACTCGAAGTTCAAGACCCCCGGGGCATCCATGGTGAGCAGCAGTAGCAGCGGCACCCAGTCGTCCCAGAGCGACGACACCGCCTCCTGTTTCTGTCACCTGTGCCAGGTAGCGCTGCCAAATAAGGCAGACTTCCAGGAGCACATCCTGCTGCACAACACAGCCTCACCCTCGCTTGGACTGCCGCGCAGCTTCCCGGGCATCATGCCTCACAATCTAAGtgcggttcgatccccagcgTACACCCCTGCGCTGGGGGACCCTCTGCCCCTGCCACCCCTGCCTAGTGAGAAAAGAGGTCCCTATGACCCCATCATGGGCCCTCCAGTCAACAATCCCATTTACACATGTGCATACTGTGGCGCAGGACACCCAGATCTGGAGACCTTAAAGGTCCATTATCTGACTCATGATCCCCACCCTGCTGCCCATGGCCAGGACAGCTCCATCCTCAACTCCGACACACTGAGCTCTGGATCACAGGGCTCGGTGTCCTCGCCATCCGGAGGCCGTGTGCCCCAGGCCAACTCTCCAGACGATGGAGAGCGGCGCTTTAAGTGTGGGGAGTGTGGCAAAAGCTACCGGCATGCAGGAAGCCTGGTCAACCACAAACGCTGCCATCAGACCGGACACTACCAGTGCACCATCTGCTGTAAGCAGTACCCTCACCTGGCAGCGCTACACAGCCACCTACGAAGCCACAAGGGGCGTCACTCCAACCAGCCTATTGGTAACGACAGCAATGACTGGCTATCTCCAGAACCGCTTACTCTGGACTCCCAGCAGAGCTATGTCCAAGAAGGCAGCGGTGCCACCACTCCGATCTCACTGCCAGGAAATCTTGGTGATGCTGCACACTTTGTACCAGACGGTGGCCACAGCAGCGGACTGGAGTCTCTTGAGTTCCATGACCGCTTTGATGGCAGCTCGCTTTCCCAGAGCAACTCAGCTCACCGTCAGGCGGACAGGCATGTGTGTGCGGACTGTGGTGAGATGTATGGGGATGTATCTGGCATCAAGTCTCATATGTGTCCCCGCCGTGGTCAGCAGCAACCACCACCACAGCAACCGCAAGGGAACATGTCCAATGGTTTTATGGGGAACATGAACTACCACAGCTCCAGTGGAACCTCGCTTCCTGCTGGAAGCTCCAGCAGCCTGAAAGAAGGCAGCAGCCAACGGCAGTACTCCCAGAGTGGAGGCAAGAGAATGGGGAGCAATGACAAAGATGACGAGGATGATGGAGAAGTATATCAGTGCTCGGTATGTGGCAACCACTACGCCAGCCTCAGAGCCCTCAGGAGCCACCTGCGTAGCCATGCCAATAACCCAACAGGACCTGGACCTTCAAATTTGGAGCAAGAGTGGAGGATGATTTGCTCCACCTGTGGCCAGAGCTTCTCCAGGAAGCAGGACCTTCTGAATCACCAGTTAGTCCACGGGCCCCAAAGGCCAGATGGCCAGCAACAGGGTATTGGAGGAACCTCGGCTAATGGCAATGACAAGATGGATGGACGCAACCACATTTGTGTGGACTGTGGCATGTTTTTTGCTGACCGCCACCACCTTATCACCCATCTATGCCCCGGTAAGAATCGGGGCAGCTCGATGAGCAAACAGGGCCTGAACGGAGCCAAAGGGATGTCTGGAGGCGATGGCGTCGGTGGTGGGGTCGCTGGAGGAAGTCGTGATGTAGGTGGTGATGGACGCAGGCCTATGGTTGACCAAAGTGACAAGCCCCACAAATGTGACCAATGTGGACGTGGATACAGACACCCCTGCTCACTCCTTAACCACAAGAAGTCCCATAAGACGGGTGTTTTCCGCTGCTTGGTGTGCCAGAAACGCTACTACAACCTGCTGGCTCTCAAGAATCACCAAAGGACTCACTTTGATCTGAAGAG GCACAAATGTGAAGAATGTGGAAAGGCTTTCAAGATCCAAAAGCAGCTAATCAACCACCTCCGTCTCCACGAGGAGCACCGGGCCAAAGGTCTTGTTCGGTCTGGCCCCAACAGTTCTCGCTTCCAGCAGCCTGGCCCATCTCAAATGCAGACTATGAGAGGGGAGTCATCGAAGGGCCAGGTGATGGGTGTGAAATACAGCCATCAAGGGTTCAAAAAACCGTACTCTTCAGCGGGAACTTCCAGACCCCAGAAGTTTGACCCAGCTGAAACAGGCCGGCGGCCTTTTTCCTGTGAAGAATGTGGAAAGACATACCGCCATGCAGGCAGCCTGGCCAATCACAAGAACCTTCACAAAATCGGGGAGTACCACTGCAATGTTTGCAACTCCACATACCCCAACAGGCTGGCAATGAAAAACCACCTACGTCTTCACTTTGCCCAGAAGAAGCACAACTGCCAAGAGTGTGGCAAGGGCTTCCGCACCCAGAGACAGCTAGCTACTCACACTACAGCCGGCCTGTGTAAAGGCCCTCAGGGCCCCGGGGCCCAGATGGATTTTGAATGCGACGGCTGCTGTGAAGGCTTTGCCACTGCCGATGCCCTCGCAGCCCATGACTGCCCGGCCCAGCACCtaccttcatcctcctccaccaacaGCTCCACCAACATCAGCATGGAGAGGAGCTCTGTGGACCTGGACTCTGATGAAAGACCCTATGCCTGTGACCTGTGCAGCTGCGCCTACAAACATGCAAGCTCCTTGCTGAACCACAAGCACACCCACAAGACAGGCAACTTTCGGTGCAACTTCTGCGACAAGCCCTACACCAACTACATGGCGCTCCGCAACCACATGCGCATCCACACACAGCGAAAGAAGCACATCTGCCACACATGTGGGAAAGCCTTCAGGCTGGCCAGATTCCTCCGCAACCACCAGAAGGTCCATGAGGAGGGTGCCACCCCCTTCGGCTGCCCCACCTGTGGGAAGAGTTTCCAGGGGAGGTCCGGTCTGGCCAGGCACCGCTGCGGGGACAACCAGGTAGGCATGGAAATCAGGAGGAAGGCCACTGCACCCACGGGAGAGGGCAACGAGTGTCGGTACAC ATGTGATCAATGCGGCCGCTCCTACCGTCACGCCAGCTCCCTGCTTAACCACAAGAACACCCACACTGTTGGCATCTACCACTGCGCCGTGTGCCTCAAGACCTACTCCAACCTGCTCGCCCTGAAGAACCACCGCCGTATCCACTCCGAGACACGGCGCCACCGTTGCCACGACTGCGGCAAGGCCTTCCGTGTTTCCTCCCAGCTCTACAACCACCGACGAGTACACCAGAAGCAGCGGGAGCTGACCTGCCGGTCCTGCCAACGAGCCTTTCCTACGCATGCCAGCTTCAGGCTCCACATGGAGATCACCCATGGCCAGGCACCGCAGCCCCGCCAGCCCAGATCCCAGCAGCCTCGACCGGGGGGCTCCCAGGAGCTGGGCTGGGGGTCAGGCCTAGACCTCACCTTAATGCAAGAGCAAGGACTCAACCCCAGCAGCATGACCAAAGCCCGCAGCCGTGGGGGCAACAGTGAGGCCATCAAATCCCACGTCTGTGACCAGTGTGGCCGGTCTTACCGCCACGCCAGCTCCCTGCTCAACCACAAGAACAGCCACAAGACCGGGACCTACTTCTGCAACTCCTGCCAGAAGGAGTTCCCAAACCTGATGTCCCTCAAGAACCACCGCCGGATCCACACTGAGCCCAAACGCTACCAGTGCCCCGACTGCGGCAAGTCGTTCCGGGTGTCCACCCAACTCATCTGCCACCGCCGGATCCACACCAAGGAGAAGCCGTTCTCCTGCCAGCAGTGCGACAAACGCTTTTCCTCCAAGTCCAACCTGCGGCACCACATGAAGGTGCACTGGAGCGGCTCGACGGCGCCCCCTGCCATGGCCATGGGTGCGCCCAACTTCCTGG